The following proteins are encoded in a genomic region of Thunnus maccoyii chromosome 8, fThuMac1.1, whole genome shotgun sequence:
- the nexmifb gene encoding neurite extension and migration factor — protein MDVLTDSSLTLIVKTSEPENANAVEDTGVCEQSGDLSLCRLVDAALPPSSPPPAAETSQQACPPHQRTTPTSATLSLPLGTDPSLGLTAAPCPPSHEAPTVVPHLHRTPSPTSLSTPAVSSWSPTGDTQKTSLPLPVTLPLSATMMEPGTVSALTEECLLQPTRTCLGCFIETRDATDRNSIQNPPHDPSTNPDSETGLSVRIGDVSREDFSDINNISIQCLSHAGEAVSHYGEQLLSDQLLSFPLPKAPGEGKRVDGNKTTEESDDPEDDATAKNLYEGLLLDKVSGEEVLLANAGQDWGYFESFISESKMELLDLCSKNELSVNLFSEEDVDNLFDDEDDDSTLSSDVCSLKIRYESFQDNMREKTNVLQEETQFNFFPSVLANCAKKEEGGGVLRRSAEELQPKTDELILETGQEEKAGDCSGRSPLDGSQGSPMSTPKVNYLMDFNSTEESGEFSDDSSCTGSSSDTLQEGKFKKGHSKRFLSPSNPLNYGLRSKRKVRYSDDYLYDVDSLESEKNAEKKEKAPSGQKEEEDVDWCPKKRRKSCRKEPPVVIKYIIINRFKGERLMSVKLGKLDPVDATVSLNADTVSKYETLAPLKDFWQERQRERQEQLKLAARDKQQRGFHLNGRHHRPFNSSHPKRKYKIANRLKVQRIHAVEQSATAQGSPLSDQGHGGVTKETATPTVGGIIAAPGLPVTLDTNSITHTVTAKSRSQEREEREGRRLGGNKTVRIRKFKSEARLRSKKMKEAEGEEGRSVTNETDACVAAAQIEDPTAGLEEAGMSSTTVKPHFSDNTTTAHTSEEKFPFVSSTRSPDKAPSSEEVEAGVPVIPGGYLQTLLDATDSSGGAAISYFPQQPSRQQYPLGLSLEEKQFSSLQLAQSCVLSPPSESELQQSPQNCPNFPQMWHPQLCASHNQNFGPETPETPILPNNFPAAVPLNDNLPVSNYSQLSPEADRLLYEKSYLTEAGLQPGADLQVCQSACVEGQVQYQRGSLCTDNGRLISYDSVGSLSASSSNYSSLSLKSCEREGEEEGRDSFLAHCSPKVVIQQSVDALTPLRESSDLLDISNFTPDKFRHSSLSELSPPETPNLSPQVVGREMKMAGNVGEYQDVNDMTMDCNREVKWNCDVMQQPEPTANAYTVEDSQFPLHNFNSQDVLCLDKKELGVTEFDEQTGEMAGAKSIKSKRKGNYKQAAAGQSPKKVRAPRAPKSEKVKTPKQNSRSTKKIKAMLEGKAAKNQAGGCGTGLTDSSSTGDWSGTGWSESNSLVGDDQREFEEPSNILSNIVSGMAEVQRFMMASIEPLWNPMSEACMPSEANSLNLKTLKILAGTEADLKKKGAALTGAGRGRKAGGKGGKNQAKFNPSHPLFPQLALGCNMFDKPNFINPGPAHKKLYRHKTSAKFPRIETLKGKRAERDPNKDIALMTSFEKLR, from the exons ATGGATGTGTTAACAGACAGCAGTCTCACATTGATCGTGAAGACTTCAGAACCAGAGAATGCAAATGCAGTGGAGGACACAG ggGTATGTGAGCAGAGTGGTGATCTGAGTCTGTGCAGACTCGTTGATGCtgctctccctccatcctcacctcctcctgcCGCAGAGACTTCACAGCAGGCCTGCCCACCACACCAGAGGACCACGCCTACATCAGCaaccctctccctcccccttgGCACTGATCCTTCTCTGGGCCTGACAGCAGCCCCATGCCCTCCCTCCCATGAGGCTCCAACTGTAGTCCCCCACCTTCACCGCACTCCCAGTCCCACATCACTTTCCACCCCGGCTGTAAGCTCCTGGAGCCCAACAGGAGATACCCAGAAGACTTCCCTTCCGCTGCCTGTTACCCTTCCTCTGTCAGCTACAATGATGGAACCTGGCACTGTGTCTGCCCTGACAGAGGAGTGTCTCCTTCAGCCGACCCGCACCTGTCTCGGCTGCTTCATTGAGACCCGTGATGCCACTGACCGTAATTCCATCCAAAACCCACCCCATGATCCTAGCACCAACCCTGATTCAGAAACTGGGCTAAGTGTACGGATAGGGGATGTGAGCCGAGAGGACTTCTCTGACATCAACAACATCAGCATCCAGTGCCTGAGCCATGCGGGGGAGGCAGTGAGTCACTACGGAGAACAGCTCCTCTCTGACCAGCTACTTAGCTTTCCTCTGCCGAAAGCCCCAGGTGAGGGCAAGagagtggatggaaacaaaacaacagaggaaAGCGATGACCCAGAGGATGATGCAACAGCTAAGAACTTGTATGAGGGACTGTTACTGGACAAAGTGAGCGGAGAGGAAGTTCTGTTGGCTAATGCTGGCCAGGACTGGGGCTACTTTGAGTCTTTTATCAGTGAGAGTAAGATGGAACTGCTGGACCTTTGTTCTAAGAATGAGCTGTCAGTCAACCTCTTCTCTGAGGAAGATGTTGACAATCTatttgatgatgaagatgatgactCTACTTTAAGCAGTGACGTTTGTTCGCTGAAGATTCGTTATGAGTCTTTTCAGGATAACATgagggaaaaaacaaatgtGCTCCAGGAGGAGACCCAGTTCAACTTTTTCCCCAGTGTCCTGGCCAACTGTgccaaaaaagaagaaggaggggGAGTCTTGAGGAGGAGCGCCGAGGAGCTTCAGCCCAAAACCGATGAGCTCATCCTGGAGACGGGACAGGAGGAAAAGGCTGGGGACTGCAGTGGCAGGAGCCCACTTGATGGCTCCCAAGGCTCACCGATGTCAACTCCCAAAGTCAACTACCTAATGGACTTCAATTCCACAGAGGAGTCAGGCGAATTCAGTGATGACAGCTCCTGCACTGGCTCCTCCTCAGACACCCTGCAGGAGGGCAAATTTAAGAAGGGCCACTCCAAAAGATTCCTCAGCCCCTCCAATCCTCTCAACTATGGCTTGCGCTCCAAGAGAAAGGTTCGATACAGTGATGATTACTTATATGATGTTGACTCGCTTGAGAGTGAgaaaaatgcagagaaaaaagagaaagctcCCTCTGgtcagaaagaggaggaagatgtaGACTGGTGCCCCAAAAAACGGCGGAAATCGTGTCGTAAAGAGCCACCCGTGGTTATCAAgtacatcatcatcaacagGTTTAAAGGAGAGAGACTCATGTCAGTGAAACTGGGCAAGTTGGACCCTGTGGATGCTACTGTGAGCTTAAATGCCGACACAGTAAGCAAATATGAGACACTGGCTCCTCTGAAGGATTTCTGGCAGgagaggcaaagagagagacaggaacaGCTTAAGCTGGCTGCCAGAGATAAACAACAACGCGGTTTTCATCTAAATGGACGCCATCATCGCCCTTTTAATTCTAGTCATCCCAAAAGGAAATACAAGATTGCAAACAGGCTTAAGGTTCAGAGGATTCACGCTGTGGAGCAATCAGCAACAGCACAGGGCTCCCCTCTCTCTGATCAGGGCCATGGAGGTGTCACTAAAGAGACGGCCACCCCCACGGTAGGGGGAATAATAGCAGCCCCAGGCCTCCCAGTCACAttagacacaaactccatcacgCACACAGTCACAGCCAAGAGCCGCTCccaggagagggaggaaagggaggggaggagattgggaggaaataaaacagtcagGATAAGGAAATTCAAAAGCGAAGCCAGGCTGAGGagcaagaaaatgaaagaggcagaaggagaggaggggaggagcgTGACAAATGAAACGGATGCCTGTGTCGCTGCGGCACAGATTGAGGACCCTACTGCTGGGTTAGAAGAGGCAGGCATGAGCTCAACTACAGTCAAACCCCATTTCTCTGACAATACCACCACAGCTCACACATCCGAGGAGAAATTCCCCTTTGTTTCGTCCACCCGCTCTCCTGACAAAGCTCCCTCCTCAGAGGAGGTGGAGGCGGGTGTCCCTGTCATCCCAGGGGGCTACCTGCAGACCCTGTTAGATGCTACAGACTCCTCCGGTGGAGCAGCTATCTCTTATTTTCCCCAGCAGCCCTCTCGTCAGCAGTATCCTCTGGGACTGTCCCTAGAGGaaaaacagttttcttctttGCAGCTTGCTCAAAGCTGCGTCCTCTCGCCTCCCTCTGAGTCTGAGCTCCAGCAGTCTCCCCAGAACTGCCCCAACTTTCCCCAGATGTGGCACCCACAGCTCTGCGCGAGTCACAACCAGAACTTTGGGCCTGAGACCCCTGAGACTCCCATCTTACCCAACAACTTCCCAGCTGCTGTACCCCTGAATGACAACCTTCCAGTGTCTAACTACAGCCAGCTGAGCCCTGAGGCTGACAGGCTGCTTTATGAGAAGAGCTACCTGACTGAGGCTGGGCTGCAGCCTGGGGCGGATCTGCAAGTGTGTCAGTCTGCCTGTGTGGAGGGCCAGGTGCAATACCAGAGAGGGTCCCTGTGCACAGACAATGGCAGGCTCATCAGCTATGACTCAGTGGGCTCTCTGTCAGCCTCCTCCAGCAATTACAGCTCCCTCAGCCTCAAATCTTGTGAGCgagagggtgaggaggagggcCGAGACAGCTTCTTAGCTCATTGCAGTCCTAAAGTGGTGATTCAGCAAAGTGTGGATGCCCTTACCCCACTCAGGGAGTCCTCAGACCTGCTGGATATCTCCAACTTCACCCCTGACAAATTTAGACACTCATCATTGTCAGAGCTTTCCCCTCCTGAGACCCCCAACCTGTCCCCCCAGGTGGTGGGGCGGGAGATGAAGATGGCAGGGAATGTTGGAGAATACCAGGATGTGAATGATATGACTATGGACTGCAATAGGGAGGTAAAGTGGAACTGTGATGTTATGCAGCAACCGGAGCCCACAGCAAATGCATACACAGTGGAAGACAGCCAGTTTCCACTGCACAACTTCAACAGTCAGGATGTCTTATGTTTAGATAAAAAGGAGCTGGGTGTTACAGAATTTGATGAACAGACTGGTGAGATGGCTGGTGCGAAAAGCATTAAGTCAAAGAGGAAAGGCAATTACAAACAGGCAGCTGCAGGACAGAGCCCAAAGAAAGTCCGGGCCCCCAGAGCTCCCAAGTCAGAAAAGGTCAAGACCCCCAAACAGAACTCGCGTTCCACCAAAAAGATAAAGGCCATGTTAGAGGGTAAGGCAGCAAAGAACCAGGCAGGTGGTTGTGGCACCGGTCTGACTGACAGTAGCAGCACTGGAGACTGGTCTGGCACCGGCTGGTCAGAGAGCAACAGTCTGGTAGGGGACGACCAGAGAGAATTCGAGGAGCCCTCCAATATTCTGTCCAACATTGTCTCTGGCATGGCTGAGGTCCAGAGGTTCATGATGGCCTCCATTGAGCCACTGTGGAATCCCATGTCTGAGGCCTGCATGCCCTCTGAGGCCAATAGCCTCAACTTAAAGACCCTCAAAATCTTAGCAGGCACAGAAGCTGATCTTAAGAAAAAAGGAGCCGCGCTAACAGGGGCTGGGAGAGGCAGAAAGGCAGGGGGAAAGGGAGGAAAGAACCAGGCCAAATTCAACCCTTCTCATCCCTTATTCCCTCAACTAGCTCTGGGCTGTAACATGTTTGATAAACCCAACTTTATTAACCCTGGGCCTGCACACAAAAAGCTGTACCGCCACAAGACCAGTGCAAAGTTCCCTCGGATTGAGACACTGAAGGGGAAGCGAGCTGAGAGAGACCCAAATAAGGACATAGCACTGATGACCTCTTTTGAGAAACTGAGGTAA